The sequence GTCACAGCCAACCTACGACGCTTGGGATGAGGCGCTCGGCATGGGTCTGTTGATCATCCAGCGCGCCCGGGAAACAACTTCGGCGCCTTCTGAAGCCTAAACAGATCAGCCAAAGCGAGAGATCATCTGCCGGATCAAACCGACATGACCCTCTTCGAACTTGGACAACCGTTCAAACATCTGCCTGCCTTCGTCTGACTCCGATCGAGCAGCCGCCTGTGTAAACAGGTCTCTTGCCTCTTCTTCCAGCCGCAGAGCAATCTCAAGAATGGAACCGACTGTCTCCGTGCCGGCGACTTCATCGATCAGTTGGCGGTGCTGCTGAGTCATCTCCTCGTCGATCTCGGGCAGACCGTTCTGCATAAGCACATCAGCCGTGCTGATCCACTTCTCACTGCGTACCAGCGAATCGTACTGACGCTCAAGGATTTGGAAGTGGTCTTTCTCTTCGCCGGCCAATTGCTTAAGAGATTCACGCAACTCTGAATCTTCGACCTTCTTGGCGGCTTCGATGTAGAACACGTAACTGGCGACCTCAGACTGGATTCCGGATGTTAAAGCGGCCAGAGTATCGGGGTGTACGGCGGAC is a genomic window of Candidatus Zixiibacteriota bacterium containing:
- a CDS encoding ferritin family protein, producing MSAVHPDTLAALTSGIQSEVASYVFYIEAAKKVEDSELRESLKQLAGEEKDHFQILERQYDSLVRSEKWISTADVLMQNGLPEIDEEMTQQHRQLIDEVAGTETVGSILEIALRLEEEARDLFTQAAARSESDEGRQMFERLSKFEEGHVGLIRQMISRFG